Proteins encoded by one window of uncultured Sunxiuqinia sp.:
- a CDS encoding DUF4430 domain-containing protein: protein MKNIYISLVLVLLVSFASAKPTMGGAKNKQVTVEINFGDVKDMKTVTIDCGKKLTALEALQLAADVETHPLGQYIFVTAIDKVISTRGNMAWYYKINGENSTKLAMSQAVKAGDVITWRYVKDVCSCTVDGKKK from the coding sequence ATGAAAAATATTTATATCAGTTTAGTTCTTGTACTTTTAGTCAGTTTTGCTTCGGCAAAGCCAACAATGGGGGGCGCAAAAAACAAGCAAGTAACCGTCGAAATTAACTTTGGAGACGTAAAGGATATGAAAACGGTTACCATTGATTGTGGCAAGAAGCTGACAGCATTGGAAGCATTACAACTGGCGGCTGATGTAGAAACTCATCCGCTCGGGCAGTATATTTTTGTAACAGCAATTGATAAGGTGATCTCAACGCGAGGAAATATGGCTTGGTATTACAAGATCAATGGCGAAAACTCAACAAAATTGGCGATGAGTCAAGCTGTAAAAGCAGGTGATGTTATTACCTGGCGCTATGTAAAAGATGTTTGCTCGTGTACGGTTGATGGTAAGAAAAAGTAG
- the cobT gene encoding nicotinate-nucleotide--dimethylbenzimidazole phosphoribosyltransferase: MTSLKEELQHKINLKTKPLGALGQLEEIALQLGMIQNTLSPKLKNPSLIVFAADHGIADAGVSPYPKEVTWQMVMNFCGNGASINVFCKQNGIGLKVVDAGVDYDFPAELPVINAKVARGTKNMLNEPAMTSDECRLAMQRGTELVQKEAGSGCNTIGFGEMGIGNTSASSLLMHRFLNLPIEECTGKGAGMEGEQLDYKTSVLKEVSEKYAPQMPEETLATFGGLEIAMMVGAILEARKLNMVVLIDGFIATAATLTAIQFDESVRDNCIFCHASEEKGHQLMLDQLQAKPVLSLGMRLGEGSGAAVAYPVIKAAATFLNEMASFEEAGVSNKEESSEVQRL, translated from the coding sequence ATGACATCACTAAAAGAAGAACTTCAACACAAAATAAACTTAAAAACGAAACCGCTTGGAGCGCTCGGGCAGCTAGAGGAAATTGCTCTTCAATTGGGGATGATTCAAAATACTTTGTCGCCTAAATTAAAAAATCCGAGCCTGATTGTTTTTGCTGCCGACCATGGCATTGCAGATGCTGGAGTTAGTCCTTACCCCAAAGAAGTGACTTGGCAAATGGTGATGAACTTTTGTGGCAATGGAGCTTCTATCAATGTATTTTGTAAGCAAAACGGGATCGGTCTTAAAGTTGTAGATGCCGGGGTAGATTATGACTTTCCTGCAGAACTTCCGGTTATCAATGCCAAGGTGGCTCGTGGCACAAAAAATATGCTGAACGAACCGGCGATGACATCCGACGAATGCCGGCTTGCCATGCAGCGGGGAACGGAGCTTGTGCAAAAGGAGGCGGGCTCGGGTTGCAATACCATCGGCTTTGGCGAAATGGGTATTGGAAATACCTCGGCCTCTTCATTGTTGATGCATCGTTTTTTAAACCTGCCTATCGAGGAGTGTACCGGCAAAGGTGCTGGCATGGAGGGCGAGCAACTGGACTATAAAACATCGGTATTAAAAGAAGTTTCTGAAAAATACGCCCCCCAAATGCCTGAAGAGACATTAGCGACTTTTGGAGGACTGGAAATCGCCATGATGGTTGGTGCCATTTTGGAAGCCCGAAAACTGAATATGGTGGTTCTGATTGATGGCTTTATTGCAACAGCAGCCACTTTGACCGCTATTCAATTTGATGAATCGGTGCGCGATAATTGCATATTTTGCCATGCTTCAGAAGAAAAAGGACACCAACTGATGCTGGATCAATTGCAAGCGAAACCTGTATTGAGCCTGGGGATGCGACTGGGTGAAGGATCGGGAGCTGCCGTGGCCTACCCGGTAATTAAAGCAGCGGCCACTTTTTTAAATGAAATGGCTAGTTTTGAAGAAGCCGGGGTTTCGAATAAGGAGGAAAGTAGCGAAGTGCAACGTTTATAA
- the cobU gene encoding bifunctional adenosylcobinamide kinase/adenosylcobinamide-phosphate guanylyltransferase, with amino-acid sequence MASITFITGGARSGKSSFAQRLAEQQSDSLVYLATARIWDEDFAQRVKRHQDDRDERWQTVEEEKVLSKHDFTGQTVLMDCVTLWLTNFFHDSDYKIDSALEAAKAEWKRFAKQDINLIVVSNELGMGVHPENEIARKFTDLQGWMNQFIAQQADTVYLLVSGIPVKIKG; translated from the coding sequence ATGGCAAGCATTACATTCATCACAGGAGGAGCCCGATCGGGGAAAAGCAGCTTTGCACAGCGGCTGGCTGAGCAACAGTCGGATAGCCTGGTTTATCTGGCTACTGCCCGTATTTGGGATGAAGATTTTGCACAACGGGTGAAACGACATCAGGATGATCGGGATGAACGTTGGCAAACGGTTGAGGAAGAGAAAGTACTTTCGAAGCACGATTTCACAGGACAAACCGTGCTGATGGATTGCGTAACCCTTTGGCTCACCAACTTTTTTCACGATAGCGACTATAAAATTGACAGTGCTCTTGAAGCAGCCAAAGCTGAATGGAAGCGATTTGCCAAACAGGATATAAACCTGATTGTGGTGAGTAATGAATTGGGAATGGGTGTTCACCCCGAAAATGAAATCGCTCGCAAGTTTACTGACCTTCAGGGGTGGATGAACCAGTTCATCGCTCAGCAGGCTGACACGGTTTACTTGCTGGTTTCGGGTATTCCCGTTAAAATAAAAGGATAG